From a single Sander vitreus isolate 19-12246 chromosome 4, sanVit1, whole genome shotgun sequence genomic region:
- the cyb561d1 gene encoding putative transmembrane reductase CYB561D1, with protein sequence MPSDVEYSPVGEGLGMRDYWLYVWLRRAAVIAAHVTGLGLTLIITLLSRPGTSLFSWHPVCMSVAYCLCMTEGILLFSAEGSPFCFKSRKGKVRLHWFCQALVLIAAATGLGFMVASKNVSELPHLLSWHSVLGVCTLAATALQVACGVCVIFPQLLRLSSPPLRLKLYHATCGLVVYLLATVTVVLAMFSDWFQATVKGTAWWAFLLLPLFPALVVMNQITNSYLPRKKITR encoded by the exons ATGCCGTCTGATGTGGAATACAGCCCGGTGGGAGAGGGGCTGGGGATGCGGGACTACTGGCTCTATGTGTGGCTCCGGAGGGCGGCGGTGATAGCGGCTCATGTCACCGGCCTGGGCCTGACCCTCATCATCACCCTGCTGTCCAGACCCGGAACCA GTCTGTTTTCTTGGCATCCAGTGTGTATGTCTGTTGCa TACTGCCTGTGTATGACAGAAGGCATCCTCCTCTTCTCGGCTGAAGGATCGCCCTTTTGCTTCAAATCCCGGAAGGGTAAAGTGCGTCTGCACTGGTTCTGTCAGGCTCTAGTCCTGATAGCGGCGGCCACCGGGCTAGGCTTCATGGTGGCCAGCAAGAACGTGTCGGAGCTCCCCCACCTGCTCAGCTGGCACAGCGTGCTGGGCGTCTGCACCCTGGCCGCCACCGCGCTGCAGGTGGCGTGCGGCGTCTGTGTGATCTTCCCTCAGCTTCTGCGGctgtcctctcctccactcAGGCTGAAGCTGTACCACGCCACCTGTGGCCTGGTGGTCTACCTGCTGGCCACAGTGACCGTGGTGTTGGCCATGTTCTCCGACTGGTTCCAGGCCACGGTGAAAGGGACAGCCTGGTGGGCCTTCCTCCTGCTGCCCCTCTTCCCCGCCCTGGTGGTGATGAACCAAATCACTAATTCCTACCTTCCCCGCAAGAAGATCACCAGATAG